The genomic segment TCAAAGCATGAGTAATCAACAGAGAGTCATAGTGGAGAGAGAATAGCTGAGTTATTTATAAATGTCTCAAAAAGGTGTTCGTTGCCAAGGTAAAACGTTGTTGATGCCAAGGAGAGAGTCCACCAAACCAGGGCAATGAGCAATGAGCAGCGGGTTGCGATGGAGCCGATAGCAGAGGCATTAATTGATAGTGTTGCCACTGACAGGTTGAAGACAAAACCGCCACTCGATTGAGTGGCGGTTACTAGTATTACTCAACTGTAACGGGCGCCTCGCTATAGGCTTTTGTTCCCCAAAGCGGTACGGTTGATAAACTATGCTTGAAACTACCATCGGTCTCTTTGGTGGTGTAAGACAGATAAAGCAGGGTTTGGTTATCGGCATCATAGATTCGACGAACTTTCATCGTCTTGAAGAAAATACTTTTGGATTTTTTAAAGACCACTTCACCAGACTTACTCCTGTCGATTTTAGCAATCATTTCAGGCGTAATTTCACCCGTTTGACGGCATGATATGGAGCTGTCACTTGGATCCGATAAGCTTAAGTCCGCTTCAATAGAAGCAACATGGCAGGTGACACCAGTGACTACATCGTCTTTTAAGTTCTCGATTTTGATATCTTTCAACGTAAAGAGACCGAGAGAAACGTCACCGACCTCGTTGTCAGAGCAACCCACTAGCAGAGCGGTGATAAATAAAGCGGATAGTCTCTTTTTCATATTTAAGTCCTTGTTGTAGCGCTAATAACAGTTTGTTTTATGGTGAATTGCAGCCTGATATAGTATCTTAGTTCCGCTTCATGGTATCAGCATCATGGAAAATAGCGCGCTATACCTTGCATTAAGGTAACAAAAAACAATACAGGATTACTATGAAAGATATCGCAGCAAGTCTTTATAACGCCAAAAACCATTGGTTGGTCGATCAGGTTGAAGTTGATTTCCCAACAAAAGAAAGTTTAGCAGGACGTGAGCTGTATCTCTCTTCTTTATCAAGTCGCCATATCGAAGAATTTTCTCCAGCGACCACTGATAACGACACCAACATCGAATGGCATTTAGCGGATTTCCACCGTTTAACCATTATGTTTTCTATTTTGCAATCTAAGCTCTGGGCAAGCGAAAAAGATCAGGCACTGATTGTCGAATTCCTCACTCAAATTATCTTTGAACCCGATTATCAGATTTACGTTGGTTTTGAGCAGGGCGAAGCTGTGAGTGCAGCGCTTGTGTCTCAAAATGACTCAATGCTGCTGTTGTCGGATATCGTCGCACCACTCGGTAAGACGTTGGAGCAATCGGTCGCTTCATTGTTGGCAGACAAACCTGAACTTAATCGCGGTCAGATATGGTTTGAAAAACGGTGATCTAGGCGTAAATTCTTCACATTAAATGCGCCGTATACCACAATCTGAAACTCTTGGCTTACTGCCTGCTGACATTTTGTTTTAACCTTTGTTTATCCGATAAAGAATAATAAAGAGCAATTATGTCAGCGGTAAAATGTGTAGTTTTTGATTGTGATGGCACTTTGGTAGACAGTGAACCACTTTGTTGTCAGGCACTTGTCAACGCTTTTAAACAAGTCGGTGTTGATCTCGATCTCCAACAAGTTTGTGATAATTTTGTCGGTGGCAAAATTGCCGATGTTCTTACTCGAACTCAAACCTTAGCTGGCAGCCAAGTGTCACTTGATATGCTTGAGCCGCTATATCGCCAGCAAACCGAAAGGCTATTTACGCAAAACCTACAGCCTATGACCGGAGTAGAAGCTGTACTGGATTATTTAGACCATTCTAGCGTCGAGTATTGCGTGGTGACGAACAGTCCCCCCAGTAAAGCACAACAACTGCTTTCGATAGTGGGGTTGGACGCTCGTTTTAAAGGTAAAATCATCTCAGCCTTTGAGGCAAATAGCTGGAAACCCGAGCCAGATTTACTCCATTACGCCACCACTATGATGGGTTTTCGCGTACAAGATTGTCTCTATATCGATGATACCGCTAAAGGGGTGACCATGGGAATTGATGCTAATATTCAGACCATTCACTTCAATCCGAGAAATCAATATCAACACCACAACGTGACCTGTTTAGCCTCCATGCCGGAAGTGATCGAGCATGTGGCGATGCTTAACCAGTAGCGTAACGGTTGATATCAGCCAGATTGACTCAAGCAAATCTCGCTGAACCTCACATCTTGAGGTGACTTGGGTATACTAGCAACAATTGCTTACCACCAATAAAAATAGCACCCTTGGGTGCTATTTTTATTGGTGCGATAGTGACTGCGCTATTACTTCTTACGAAAAAATCACTTCTTACGGCAATATTCGCAACGTAACCACATAGATTGACCTTCAACTTTACCTGAGAAAAGATCAGGATCGTCTTGAGCAAGACCGATGTTACGAACCATCGTACCTTGTTTCACGACCATTGATGAGCCTTTTACTGGCAGGTCTTTGATGATGGTTACCGTGTCACCTTTTTCAAGTGGAGCACCATGACAATCGACGTGTTTACGGTTGTTTTCGTCCAAGCCAAGCTCAGCCCATTTAGCGACATCTTCTTCAAGATACATCATATCTAGTAGGTCTTGTGCCCAACCTTCCGCTGAAAGACGCTTTAACTGACGCCACGCCATCACTTGTACTGGAGCAACTTGGCTCCACATACTTTCGTTTAGGCAACGCCAGTGGTTAACATCCATAGACTCAGGATTTTCGATCTGTGTTTTGCATGTATCGCAAAGCATAATGGCGTGGTCAACGGTCACTTGGGTATGAGGTGTTACCACAAAAGGAGACAGAGTGGTTTGAGAAGAGCATAGTTCGCATTTGCTTTCGCAGCGTTCTAACAGAGTTGCTTCAGTAGACATACTTAGACCTTAAATGTATTGATAATCACTATCACTGCACGCCGGCAGTGAAATGAAGAGTAAGGGGCGACCGTGCGGTCGCGCTCTCATTGAATGGCGCACATTATACATGCTTTAGTGAATTCGCCTCAATAGAAGAATGGGCATAGTGAGGCGACGCAAAATTAGATTTTACAATTGGGCTTTGAACCTTGATATTGCGGTAAAGTGCTCGCTTTGGCTTGTAAGTCGCTGATACGGGTACTGTGTGATGGGTGAGTCGAAAGCAGTTCCGGTGGTTGACTTCCGCCCGATGCTTTTGCCATGTTCTGCCATAATTGAACACTCTGGCTAGGGTCAAAACCGCTGGCAGCCATTAATTCAAGACCAATAATGTCGGCTTCGGATTCCTGAGTTCGTCCATAAGGCAAGATAACACCATATTGAACACCTAATCCAAGTGCAGCCATCGTCATATCTTGATACTCCGAACCGCCCAACGCCACATTAGTGATTTGTAAACCTGTATTGGCGATCTGTGATTGCGACATACGCTCATTGCTATGGTCGGCTAATACATGGGCAATTTCATGACCGATAACGGTTGCCAGTTGATCTTGCGTCACAGCAACGTTTAAAAGACCGGTATAAACGCCGATTTTTCCGCCGGGAAGCGCAAAGGCATTGACTTGATCACTCTCAAATACCACGACTTCCCATTGTTCGAAATCTGGTTGTTTTGGCAAGGTGCTGGTAATAGATTGCGTGACACATTGAACATAACGATTGATGTTTTGGTCTTTACTGATTGGTTGTTGTTGCTTCATCTCTTCAAACGATTGAGCGCCCAACTGGCTCATCTGGCTATCCGAGAACAATATTAACTGGTTGCGTCCAGTGGGTGACGATGAGCAAGCGGTCAACGTCAAACTAACGGTTAATGGAATAATAAACCGAGCAGATACATGCATAGCCTTGGTCTCCAATGTTACGACTCCTTATAATCTCGCGGCTTTGTCTATGACTTATACTCAAACATTGCTTATACGCGAAACAAAGGGCATCATCCTTAAATTAAGTCACGGTAAGTATAGGATTTATCAATGAGTATCTGGAAAAAGAATCTTTCATTAGACATACTCAATCAAACCTCAGCCAACACACTTATTGAGCATCTGGACATTAAATATACCGCGTTCGATGAGCAGAGTTTAACGGCGACAATGCCAGTATGCCAATTTACTCACCAACCTTTTGGCATGCTTCACGGTGGCGCATCCGTGGTATTGGCAGAAACCTTAGGTTCGCTTGCGGCGAATTTTTGCGTTTCGGAGGATTACTACTGCGTTGGGCTAGATATTAACGCCAATCACATAAGAGCCATGCGTTCAGGAATGGTGATTGGGACGGCGACGCCGATGCATTTAGGGGCGACGACTCAAGTTTGGCAGATTGACATCAAAGATGAAAAGCAGCGGTTAGTTTGTACCAGTCGACTTACCATTGCCGTACAGCGTCACAAGAGAGCGCAACCATGATGATGGAATTTTCCCAAGGTAAGGTGATTGTTGCAGGTCAAGAAATCGTGGTGCGCCTAAACCAAGCATCGGTCACTTTGCAGGCGCATATCGATGGTGTGCAGTTATTGTTGCCTGGATGTGTTTTGTTAGCCAATGGGGCTGAATGTAAATGGTCGTTAAAACTCGATAATCAGCAGCAGGTCGAGCAGATTGCTCAGGCGACTGGTATTGAAATTATCACGGTGTAATGTGCGCTCAACATCTTGCACTCAAGGCGCATAAAGGGGAAACTGTTAGCAAATCAATCCAATAAGATTTCCTCTTTATGAGCAGCCCAAGATTACGTAAGCAATTTGAGACCTTGTTTGAGCATTTTGGCGGCAACAATGCCCAAACACAGCTGGACGATATCACGGATATCCTGTTCTGCACCCGACGTAACGCGCGTATTGTTCTCAACAAGCTTGAAGAAGAAGATTGGATTGAATGGCACCCAGCGGCAGGGCGTGGCAAGCAATCGCAACTTATCTTTAAGCGTAATCGCCAAGATGTTAGTGAGACGCTCGCAAAGCAATATATCGAAGAAGGGCGAATTGATCAGGCATTGCAAGTGCTTGATAAGGACACCAATAAGCTTTCTCAAGTCATTCAAGGTTATTTGGGCATCAGTCAAAGCGAGGGTAAACAAGTTATCCGCTTGCCTTACTACCGCGCTCTTAGCATGCTCAACCCATCAAAGCCGATGCGTCGTTCAGAGATCCACATCGCGAGACAAGTTTTTTCAGGCTTGACTAAGTTAGACGAAAACGATCAGTTGCTGCCCGATCTTGCCCATCACTGGCAGGCGATAGCACCAAACCATTGGCGCTTTTATATTCGACCTGGCGTGCGTTTTCATAACGGCGAACCGTTAACCGAAGCGCACATTGTTGAGAGTATTCTATCTCTTAAACAAACCGCACTGTTTTCTCACTTACAGCATGTTATGACACCATCACCTTGGGTGGTGGATGTTATTTTTAGCAGCGACGATCATCATGCCCCTTTGATGTTTGCTGAGAATATCGCCAAGATTTTGCCACCCGAGTCAATGCGTGATGAAAACTTTGACCGCATGCCTATTGGTACGGGCCCTTATCGCGTTGTAAAAAACGATGACAAAAAATTAGTGTTGAGCGCGTTCTCTGGCTATTTTGGTTATCAACCGCTGCTTGATACTGTCGAAGTGTGGGTGGCGGATAATGCCTACTCAAGTCTTGTATTTCCATCATTGACAGACCCGATCTCCGGCGCAAGGGAGCAGCTGCATGATGATATCGATCTTGATCCCGGCTGCACCTATTTGATGTTAAACCGGTCAACGGGTATCGCAGCGAACGATGAGTGGGCGCACTATCTGTGCCAAAAACTCAATTCTTTAGCTATCTTTCGGATATTACCGGATTCAACCATTCATGAAATGGGCATGGTGCCCGCTCATGGCTTAAAACCGGGTTGGTATCATCAAACCCCTGAGCTCAATCGTGAAGTGAAATTACCGCCGAGCAAAGACAAACAAATTCGCATTGCCTACTACCAGCAACACCCAACATTCCCAGAGATAGCGAAATGTATCGACACCTTACTTGCTGAAGATAGCGTTTCGGTTAAGTTAGTGCCTTATAGCGAGCAGTCACCCAGTGCTGAACAAATTGATATTTGGATACACCCCATGAGCATTGCGACGCAAAAGGAGGAGGCCTTAGTGGCTTGGTTGCTTGGGCATAGCCAGATAGAAACGTTGTCCAATCCTGAGCATTTTGCAAAATGGCGTGAGTTAGTCGATAGTTGGCGACAGCAAGCAGATGGACAGTTTTCGGCGCAAAGCCTAAGCAAGTCGCTGATTCAACATCAACAGTTGATCCCAATGTTTCATTGTTGGATGGGGATCAGTAAAGACCATTGCGGCAGTCTACAAAATGCGAAGTGTAACGCATTGGGGTGGTTTGATTTTGCGAAGGTTTGGATTAAACCGGAACAGGTGCAAGAGAGCGTGTCTGATCAATAAGTCATTGAGAACGGCTGTTCTCAATGACTGGGTTTAGGTGCTGAGCGATTGTTTATATGAAGTCTGTTTCCGTTAAGCCTGTTTACGTTGAGTCATAACGAACAGAGTAAGCGCGGTGATTGCGCCGAGTGTGTCGCATAACATATCTTTTTGAGCATCCCAAATATCGCCTTGAGAACCGAGGAAGGCGATGCCCTCATCACCACCGGCTAATGCCGCGTACCACCACTCAATAATTTCATAAGCGGCGGCAAGGCTCATAATGGCAAATAGACCAAATAGAATGGCTGGCCACTTGGTCATCAGCTGTTTCTTATACAGGTACTCAGTGATTGGTAGGGCATAGAGGCCAATAGAGAAGTGAGCAACACGGTCAAAGTTGTTACGTTCTGAACCAATCATTTGATTGAACCAGTCAAAAGGAACCTCGGCAAAGGTATATTTAGAACCAATCGTATGCAGACAGAGCCAGATAAACATAAGAACATAAGCCAAGGTTGAAAAGGTAAAGTGACGGGATACCCACCAAATAATGACCAAAATGCCGATAGCAGGAATGATTTCTGCTATCCACACGGCGCGGGAGCTAGGCTCTATTGCCGAGAAAGCAAATACGGCGCAATAGAATGCGCTGAGCGCGACGAGTATTTTGGGAAATGTTTGACTTTGAGTAGGGTGCATAAATCGGGTTCCAATCAGTCAGTGCGTGAATAAACATTAGAGCGTTTCATCTAGACTTGGTTCAAAACAATCCATGGTAACCAAGCGTTTATTGTTTTCAGTTTAAAGCTGCATCTTTTGAGTTTGTCTGTTTTGCAGCGATGCCATTTGAAGCATAGTATAACCAATATAAAACACCGTTCAATTGCTATTTGACTTACTCTGTTCGTGACCTTGCCTTAGGTCTATACTACTGTATAAAAACAAGTTGCTTGTGCGGGTTGCCCAATAGCAATAGAGGAGAGAGGGTAGTGACGGAAAATAGACCACACTCCATAACGGTGTGTCATGATGAAGAGAATCCACTGCTATGGTCGGTGTTGCAACTGTTAAAACGACAGTCAAGCGGGTGGAAAATTCATACCCTTGCACAGCGACTAGCAGAAGAAAATTTGATCCCCGAACTTGACGCTTGTCCTGAAAAAGATCTTTTTAAGCGTAATTTTTTATTGATGAATGCGCTGTACCAGTTGCAGCAAATGCTGTTACCCGATGCTTGGTTGCAGGTTGAGTCTATGGATATTCGGCTCTGCAACCCAAATCATGTCAACGGAGACCCGTTAGCTCAAGAAGATCGACTACGAGAGTATTACCTCGATTGGGGTCATTATGATACCGACAGCTCAGAAGTGAAGCGACTGTTAGAGCAATTTTGGAACAACTACAAACAGCATATTGGCGTCGTTGATGGTGATATTACTCGAAGTGAAGCGTTACAGCGTTTTGAATTGCAACAGTGGGCAAGCAAGCGTGACATTAGGCAGGCATGGCGTAAGTTCGCTTTTCAGTGGCACCCTGACAAAGAAGGAGGCGATGCGGAGACGTTTAAATGGTACCTACAAGCGTGGTCGACCTTGAAACAAGGGTTTTAGTTAGCGACTGGCATTTGTTGCTCATTTCACCGCGCCATCCTTGGCGCAGTAACAGCAGCACTATCAGTAAAAAAACAGAATAAACCTTCTATTGTGATCTTGGCTGACGCATTTTAGCCGCTCTTAAGCGATTCACTGCCGCCATAACGTCAACGACTCTCGGTTTCACCAAGTCACCGGAATTAGGCATGGTTTGGCTCCACGTATCACTCAGCAGTACACTGATATCTTTTGGTGGGTGCATTGACCAGTCGGGGTTTTGCGCCAGTTGGAATAATACCCAACCGATGGCATTAAGCTGACCGTTACATTCGAGTTGCTCAAGCGCTGATAAATCAATTGATTCAGTACCAAAACGGATCGTGTGCTTGCCTTTGCCCGACACTCTAAATTTACCATCGACAAGAATAGACTGTAGGTGCGTGCACTGAATATGGCGCGGGGCGAACAGTTCAAGGTTATCACTGCATTCATTGATGCGTGTCGTCGGGTGCTGAGCAATGACTTGTTGTGCTTTTTCAGTGACATCGACTGCTTGATAGTCTTGCATCTGAATCACGGTATCAGCAACATCAAGATAGTCCCCAGAACCGCCCATAACAATAATGGTGGACACCGCCAATTGGTCGCGTAACTGACCAACACGGTCAACAAATGGCGTAATTGGCTCGTCCGCTGCGCCAACCAATGCCTGCATACGCTCATCACGAATCATAAAGTTGGTGGCTGAGGTATCTTCATCAATCAATAAGGCTTGAGAACCGGATTCTAAAGACTCCTGCAACCAAGCCGCTTGCGAGGTCGAGCCCGACGCGTCTTGCGTACTGAAGTTAACGGTTTCCTTGCCAAACGGCAGGTGGTTAATATAGTTGCTTAAATTGAGGTTGTGCACGGGGCGACCATCTTCGGCTTTAATCTTACAAGCTGAGTCAAGGCAAACAACCCGTTCGCGACCATCGCCTGGGATATGATCATAGATAGAGCGTTCAATAGCCGTCAGCAAAGTCGACTTACCGTGGAAACCGCCACCGACAATTAACGTCACCCCTTGCGGGATGCCCATGCCGACTACAGAACCCTGATTTGGGCATTGTAACGTTACCTCTAGCGACTTTGGCGCTTGGAACGGAATTGCGCCTTTCATTGGTAAATCGCTATCACCGCTGACACGAGGAAGGACACTGCCATTACCGACAAAGGCAACCAAGCCTTTTTGTTCCAGTTGTGCACGCAGCGCAACTTGATCTTCAACCGCTTCACAGTGGTTCTTTAACGCTTCAATATCTAATTCACGTTCAAGTGTGGCCTTACGAATGTATTTCGGTAAGTGGAACGTAAGAATATTGCTGGCTTTCTTACCAAGAACTGAACGACCTTCCGCAGGTAGGTTAACTCTGAAACGCAGCTCAATGCCATCGTCGATGAAAACCACGGAAGTAGAATCTAATACAGTTTGTCCCGTCAGAGATATCGAGACACTGTTTTCCTGTTTAGCGTAGAGGGCAAATTGCCTAGCAATAAAATCACGAGCGGCAATCTGATACTCCGCTGACTGTTGGAGCAGCCATTGCAAGCCAGTTGGCGCCCAAGGGCGAACCGCACGTACCCGAGAAGCGGCAGCGTAAGGATCCGACTGAACATAGTCGATGTGAAAATCAAAATCGGTGAAATCATAGCTGCCTTTAATTTGTTGGTAGGCGCGATAATTCTGTTTTTCAATTTTCTTTAGTTTCGATATCAAGAGATCCATAAACACTTCTCGGATTAATTAGGCTAAGGGCGCGATTATAGAAGTCTGTTGGCATAGGGTAAAGCAGCATTGACGCGAAAGTCAGTGAATAAGCGCGTTAATTGGCGACTCAGGTGCGGTGTCTACGATAATTGATGGAAAATTTAGCTGATGACCATCGCGATTCGCGGTGGATATTGGTTTGCCAGTTGGGTTTCAAACACATCCAAGGGCATCGGTTTCGCATAAAAATACCCCTGTGCCACGTCACAGCCTTCTTGAGTCACAAACTGACTCTGCTCCAAGGTTTCGATCCCTTCAGTGACGACTTGCTTGTTGAGTTTTTTTGCAATACTGATGATAGAGCGGAAGATGGTTTTGTCTTGTGGATCATCAAGCGCCGTGTCGATAAATTCCTTGTCGATTTTTATCGCATCGAACGGCAATTTCTTTAAGTAATAAAATGAGGCATAGCCCGTGCCAAAATCATCAAGCGCAAACTGGATGCCATGATCTTTTAAAGTTTCTATATTGCGCTGCGCGATAGAAAAACTGTCCATAACGCAACTTTCCGTCAGTTCAAACTCAAGATTGTGTGGGGAGAGCTGAAATTGCTTGAGCAGGTGAATCACTTTCTCAGCGAATTTACTGGAACAGATTTGTTTCGCGGAGATATTAATGGACAGCCTAAAGTCCGGCGCAATCGAAACCCACTTAGTGGCGCACTCCATCGCATGATGCAATACAAAATAACCCAGCTCAATAATTAAACCATTCTGTTCAGCAAGGTGAATAAGAGGCTCATTAGACATATCGCCAAGAATAGGGTGTCGCCAACGCAGTAATACCTCGGCACCAATCCAACAATTGGTGACAAGATCGACTTTAGGTTGGAAGTAGAGCAGCAAATCATCGTTACGCACGGCTTGTAGAAGATAGCCCTCAAGCTGATTGAATTGATTTTGCTCTTCTTGGATGGCATGACTGTAGACGTTGACACTGTTGCCATTGGTTTTGCACGTTACACTCGCATGATAGGCGTAGTTGATAAGTGTGACAGGGTCACTTGAGTGGTGCGAATTGGCCAAACCACAGTAGGCGTGCAGATGTATCTCTTGTTGTTTGTATTCAAAACTGCGGGTCACTAATGATAGCAATTTATCCGTAATGTTAGGTAAGTACTGTTCATCGGTTGAAGGGACAAACAGCGATAAAGCAATTTCATCGGTAGAGAGGCGAGCGATGGTACACACCTCAGGGGTTTCGACATTAATTCTCACCATTAAATCGACCAACACTTGTTCGTAGGTGCGTTTACCCAGTCTTGCTTGCAACCGCTGACCATTACTGAGGTGCAATAAGACGACAGATAGAAAACAATCACCGTTGGTGACATGAGGAGTTGAAAGTTGTGCCTTGATTGCGATTTCAAACCCATAGCGGTTTAGCATTGGAGTAGAAAAATCATGGGTCTTGGCGAATGCCATCGCCTTACTGAGTTTCGCTTTTTGCTTGGTGAGCCTCTCGACTTTGCGGGTAAGTTTTTCTATTTCGAGATTTTTGCCTTCCAACTGTTGCTGGCAGTGAGCCTTAAATTGATCAAATGGAAGATCCTTTGATAGTTGGCTATCAAACGATTCCGGTTCGCTATCACTTTCACATTGTGATAAAGCTTGATCACGGGTCAGACTCACCTTGGTCATTATATTCACCTTTTGGGTGGTTTTTGGTGGTGTAGTTTAGGTATTGCTAACTATTTTTCATGAGAGACTAGTTGCATTACCCAATAAGTATATGATGGGCTGAGAGCAATAGGGATTTTTGACGGGAATTTTTTCTGAGATGGCGCGATAAGTGTGCTGTGTCTTAACTTTGAGATAGAAGACACAGCACAAATTAAACTAAGGGTTGAGTTCGTATAGCGCGGCTAGGTCGAGTTTCTTAGAGTAATCAATACCTTCTAACCCGAAACCGTTAAGATTAAGGAACGAGTTGTAGTAGCCTTCAAAATCACCTAAGCGTTTAAAGTTATTTGCATCCATCTGCGCTAAGAGGTCCATGACCTCATTCTGTACACTGGACTCTAATTCCCAATCATCCATGCGTAACAAACGTTCATTATCGACAGGAACGACGGATTGCCCGTAGAGCTTATCTGAAAACAGTCGCTGCATTTGTTCGATGCACTCTTCATGATTGCCTCTATTTTTCATTACTCGGTAGAGTGCGAGAAGATAAGGACTGAGACCCGGTATGAACACGCTAGCCTTAGTGACCAACGCCTTGCACACAGTCGCGTAGGCGCTGCCACCAATCTGGCTCAGTTTCAAATTGAGCGAGTGACTGGCTTGATGCAAATCGACTTTAGCTCGTCCCAACGTACCGTCAAGATAGAGCGGGTGAGTCACTTCTGGTCCAATATAGGAAAAAGCGATGGTTTTAAAGTTGTCGGAAACCGATTCGGAATTGATCAATAAATCGACCCACTGCTCCCATACTTCGCCACCCATGACTTTTAATGTCGCTTCTATTTCATCTTCAGTGGCTGGGGGCAGTTCACTCTCTACCCATTGCTGAGTTTCAAGATTAATGGTTGCGCCTGATACCGTATTACCAATGGGTTTAATCGCCGAACGCCAAAAATTGCCATCTCCTTTGGGGCGCATAGCACTGGCAAGACTGTAAATCACAAGATCAACTTCACCTTCAAAGTAGGTCTCTATTGCTTCGATCACTTGCTCTTGCACTTGGCTAGAAAATGCATCGCCAACGATGTTAATTGCAATACGCCCATCTTGCTGGGCACGTTGTTTGAAAAAGATATTGTTATACCAACCCGCGCTACCAACGCCTTTATCTGACGGTCCGCGTTCATAAGACACACCAATGGTGTCAGCTTCTGCCCCCCCAAAAGTGAGGGCTATACGTGCAGCGAGTCCAAATCCTGATGAAGCGCCGAGAATCAACACACGTTTGGGACCCTGTTTGATCGGTTTACTGCGCTTTACGTAAGCGATCTGGTTATCGATGGATTGTTGGCAGCCAAATGGATGCGCGGTGCGAGCGATGACGCCGT from the Vibrio hippocampi genome contains:
- a CDS encoding CreA family protein gives rise to the protein MKKRLSALFITALLVGCSDNEVGDVSLGLFTLKDIKIENLKDDVVTGVTCHVASIEADLSLSDPSDSSISCRQTGEITPEMIAKIDRSKSGEVVFKKSKSIFFKTMKVRRIYDADNQTLLYLSYTTKETDGSFKHSLSTVPLWGTKAYSEAPVTVE
- a CDS encoding HAD-IA family hydrolase translates to MSAVKCVVFDCDGTLVDSEPLCCQALVNAFKQVGVDLDLQQVCDNFVGGKIADVLTRTQTLAGSQVSLDMLEPLYRQQTERLFTQNLQPMTGVEAVLDYLDHSSVEYCVVTNSPPSKAQQLLSIVGLDARFKGKIISAFEANSWKPEPDLLHYATTMMGFRVQDCLYIDDTAKGVTMGIDANIQTIHFNPRNQYQHHNVTCLASMPEVIEHVAMLNQ
- a CDS encoding PhnA domain-containing protein yields the protein MSTEATLLERCESKCELCSSQTTLSPFVVTPHTQVTVDHAIMLCDTCKTQIENPESMDVNHWRCLNESMWSQVAPVQVMAWRQLKRLSAEGWAQDLLDMMYLEEDVAKWAELGLDENNRKHVDCHGAPLEKGDTVTIIKDLPVKGSSMVVKQGTMVRNIGLAQDDPDLFSGKVEGQSMWLRCEYCRKK
- a CDS encoding M48 family metallopeptidase, whose protein sequence is MHVSARFIIPLTVSLTLTACSSSPTGRNQLILFSDSQMSQLGAQSFEEMKQQQPISKDQNINRYVQCVTQSITSTLPKQPDFEQWEVVVFESDQVNAFALPGGKIGVYTGLLNVAVTQDQLATVIGHEIAHVLADHSNERMSQSQIANTGLQITNVALGGSEYQDMTMAALGLGVQYGVILPYGRTQESEADIIGLELMAASGFDPSQSVQLWQNMAKASGGSQPPELLSTHPSHSTRISDLQAKASTLPQYQGSKPNCKI
- a CDS encoding hotdog fold thioesterase gives rise to the protein MSIWKKNLSLDILNQTSANTLIEHLDIKYTAFDEQSLTATMPVCQFTHQPFGMLHGGASVVLAETLGSLAANFCVSEDYYCVGLDINANHIRAMRSGMVIGTATPMHLGATTQVWQIDIKDEKQRLVCTSRLTIAVQRHKRAQP
- a CDS encoding DUF3389 family protein codes for the protein MMMEFSQGKVIVAGQEIVVRLNQASVTLQAHIDGVQLLLPGCVLLANGAECKWSLKLDNQQQVEQIAQATGIEIITV
- a CDS encoding SgrR family transcriptional regulator, yielding MSSPRLRKQFETLFEHFGGNNAQTQLDDITDILFCTRRNARIVLNKLEEEDWIEWHPAAGRGKQSQLIFKRNRQDVSETLAKQYIEEGRIDQALQVLDKDTNKLSQVIQGYLGISQSEGKQVIRLPYYRALSMLNPSKPMRRSEIHIARQVFSGLTKLDENDQLLPDLAHHWQAIAPNHWRFYIRPGVRFHNGEPLTEAHIVESILSLKQTALFSHLQHVMTPSPWVVDVIFSSDDHHAPLMFAENIAKILPPESMRDENFDRMPIGTGPYRVVKNDDKKLVLSAFSGYFGYQPLLDTVEVWVADNAYSSLVFPSLTDPISGAREQLHDDIDLDPGCTYLMLNRSTGIAANDEWAHYLCQKLNSLAIFRILPDSTIHEMGMVPAHGLKPGWYHQTPELNREVKLPPSKDKQIRIAYYQQHPTFPEIAKCIDTLLAEDSVSVKLVPYSEQSPSAEQIDIWIHPMSIATQKEEALVAWLLGHSQIETLSNPEHFAKWRELVDSWRQQADGQFSAQSLSKSLIQHQQLIPMFHCWMGISKDHCGSLQNAKCNALGWFDFAKVWIKPEQVQESVSDQ
- a CDS encoding DUF2238 domain-containing protein, with product MHPTQSQTFPKILVALSAFYCAVFAFSAIEPSSRAVWIAEIIPAIGILVIIWWVSRHFTFSTLAYVLMFIWLCLHTIGSKYTFAEVPFDWFNQMIGSERNNFDRVAHFSIGLYALPITEYLYKKQLMTKWPAILFGLFAIMSLAAAYEIIEWWYAALAGGDEGIAFLGSQGDIWDAQKDMLCDTLGAITALTLFVMTQRKQA
- a CDS encoding DNA-J related domain-containing protein, with product MTENRPHSITVCHDEENPLLWSVLQLLKRQSSGWKIHTLAQRLAEENLIPELDACPEKDLFKRNFLLMNALYQLQQMLLPDAWLQVESMDIRLCNPNHVNGDPLAQEDRLREYYLDWGHYDTDSSEVKRLLEQFWNNYKQHIGVVDGDITRSEALQRFELQQWASKRDIRQAWRKFAFQWHPDKEGGDAETFKWYLQAWSTLKQGF
- a CDS encoding ABC-ATPase domain-containing protein translates to MDLLISKLKKIEKQNYRAYQQIKGSYDFTDFDFHIDYVQSDPYAAASRVRAVRPWAPTGLQWLLQQSAEYQIAARDFIARQFALYAKQENSVSISLTGQTVLDSTSVVFIDDGIELRFRVNLPAEGRSVLGKKASNILTFHLPKYIRKATLERELDIEALKNHCEAVEDQVALRAQLEQKGLVAFVGNGSVLPRVSGDSDLPMKGAIPFQAPKSLEVTLQCPNQGSVVGMGIPQGVTLIVGGGFHGKSTLLTAIERSIYDHIPGDGRERVVCLDSACKIKAEDGRPVHNLNLSNYINHLPFGKETVNFSTQDASGSTSQAAWLQESLESGSQALLIDEDTSATNFMIRDERMQALVGAADEPITPFVDRVGQLRDQLAVSTIIVMGGSGDYLDVADTVIQMQDYQAVDVTEKAQQVIAQHPTTRINECSDNLELFAPRHIQCTHLQSILVDGKFRVSGKGKHTIRFGTESIDLSALEQLECNGQLNAIGWVLFQLAQNPDWSMHPPKDISVLLSDTWSQTMPNSGDLVKPRVVDVMAAVNRLRAAKMRQPRSQ